The following proteins come from a genomic window of Bacteroidota bacterium:
- a CDS encoding electron transport complex subunit E — translation MNQVANFTKGLLKENPVFVLLLGMCPTLGVTSTAVNGLGMGLATTFVLVCSNIVVSLVKNQIPDKVRIPSFIVIIASFVTIVELSMQAFVPALFESLGLFIPLIVVNCIVLGRAEGFASKNNVFSSTLDGLGMGLGFALALTILGSVREILGNGSFFGMRFMEGDAILIFVLAPGAFIVLGYLIALINKLRKTA, via the coding sequence ATGAATCAGGTAGCTAATTTTACAAAAGGGCTTCTTAAAGAAAATCCAGTATTTGTTTTACTGTTGGGGATGTGCCCGACTTTAGGGGTTACTTCAACGGCAGTGAACGGACTTGGTATGGGTTTAGCAACCACCTTTGTTCTGGTTTGTTCAAATATTGTGGTGTCGTTGGTTAAAAATCAAATTCCTGATAAAGTACGGATCCCATCATTTATCGTAATAATTGCTTCTTTCGTGACCATCGTTGAACTAAGTATGCAGGCCTTCGTTCCTGCTTTGTTTGAGTCATTAGGTTTATTTATCCCTTTGATTGTTGTGAACTGCATTGTATTAGGAAGAGCTGAAGGTTTTGCTTCAAAAAACAATGTGTTCTCATCAACATTGGATGGATTGGGAATGGGATTAGGTTTTGCTTTGGCATTGACAATTCTGGGGTCGGTTCGTGAAATACTTGGAAATGGTTCATTCTTCGGAATGAGATTTATGGAAGGGGATGCTATTTTGATTTTTGTACTGGCACCGGGTGCATTTATCGTTTTGGGTTATCTGATAGCCCTGATTAATAAACTAAGAAAAACAGCTTAA
- a CDS encoding RnfABCDGE type electron transport complex subunit G has product MSSKKESSFKNMLITLLVITVVAGLALGGVYNVTKEPIALAKKAKAEAAIKAVIPEFDTLQVYKVALEDGTDSLVFNQGYKDGQLVGTAIETFSKNGYDPTPIRVMVGFSATGEIINSEVIEQKETPGLGSKMASDKFKNQFNGKNPTDFMLKVKKDGGNVDAITAATISSRAYCEALQKAHSTYLKDGGSK; this is encoded by the coding sequence ATGTCAAGTAAAAAAGAATCTTCATTTAAAAATATGCTGATTACATTGCTCGTAATCACTGTCGTTGCAGGATTAGCACTTGGAGGAGTGTACAATGTTACAAAGGAACCAATTGCTCTTGCAAAAAAGGCTAAAGCCGAAGCAGCTATTAAAGCTGTAATCCCGGAATTTGATACCCTTCAGGTTTATAAAGTGGCCCTGGAAGATGGAACCGACTCGTTGGTTTTTAATCAGGGGTACAAAGATGGACAATTGGTTGGAACGGCCATTGAGACTTTCTCAAAAAATGGTTACGACCCAACACCGATCAGAGTTATGGTTGGATTTTCTGCTACCGGTGAAATCATTAATTCAGAGGTAATTGAGCAAAAAGAAACTCCCGGATTGGGCAGCAAAATGGCATCGGATAAGTTTAAAAATCAGTTCAATGGTAAAAATCCGACCGACTTTATGCTTAAAGTTAAAAAGGATGGTGGAAATGTTGATGCCATCACTGCTGCAACCATTAGTTCAAGGGCATATTGCGAGGCACTTCAAAAGGCTCATAGTACTTATCTTAAAGATGGAGGATCGAAATAA
- a CDS encoding RnfABCDGE type electron transport complex subunit D: MNLLTLSGSPHVHGDSSTKKIMYGVVIAMIPAMLVSIYFFGLDAIRVTLISVMACLIVEWAIQKYLIKGPVTITDGSAIVTGILLAFNVPSNLPLGIILIGAFVSIGIAKMSFGGLGKNPFNPALVGRVFLLISFPVQMTSWPKPAALFSGIADAVTGPTPLGHLKEAVKAGRTVQDVLENGSSWVMDGVSYSYKIPGYVDQLMGNMGGSLGEVSAIALILGGIYMLYRKIITWHIPTAYIGSVVIFSGILWMINPDIYVNPGFHLVAGGLMLGAIFMATDMVSSPMSWKGQLIFGLGCGVLTVIIRIWGAYPEGVSFAILIMNAFVPLINRGIKPKRFGEVVKNVK, encoded by the coding sequence ATGAATTTACTGACGTTATCAGGATCTCCGCACGTACACGGAGATAGTTCAACAAAAAAAATCATGTATGGCGTTGTTATAGCCATGATTCCTGCAATGCTTGTTTCCATTTATTTCTTTGGACTGGATGCAATTCGGGTTACTTTAATTTCGGTGATGGCCTGTCTCATCGTTGAGTGGGCGATCCAGAAATACTTGATTAAGGGGCCTGTTACCATTACAGATGGTTCGGCGATTGTGACAGGTATTTTACTGGCTTTTAACGTACCAAGTAATTTACCCTTAGGAATTATTTTAATTGGAGCTTTTGTTTCAATCGGGATCGCAAAAATGTCGTTTGGTGGTTTGGGGAAAAATCCTTTTAACCCTGCTCTTGTTGGTAGGGTATTTTTGTTAATCTCATTTCCAGTACAAATGACATCCTGGCCAAAACCTGCTGCATTATTCAGTGGAATAGCCGATGCTGTCACCGGACCAACCCCTTTAGGGCATTTAAAAGAGGCTGTGAAAGCTGGCAGAACGGTACAGGATGTTCTGGAAAATGGTTCAAGCTGGGTTATGGATGGGGTTAGTTATTCTTATAAAATCCCGGGATATGTTGATCAGTTGATGGGTAATATGGGCGGTTCTCTGGGTGAGGTATCAGCCATTGCGTTAATATTGGGGGGTATTTATATGCTTTACCGTAAAATTATAACCTGGCATATCCCAACAGCTTACATCGGATCAGTAGTGATATTTAGTGGGATTCTTTGGATGATTAATCCTGATATTTATGTGAACCCCGGATTTCATCTGGTAGCAGGAGGATTAATGTTAGGCGCGATTTTTATGGCAACGGATATGGTATCATCGCCCATGTCGTGGAAAGGGCAATTAATTTTTGGGTTAGGTTGTGGAGTGCTCACGGTTATTATCCGGATTTGGGGAGCATATCCCGAAGGCGTTTCCTTTGCTATCCTTATCATGAATGCTTTCGTTCCGCTAATTAACCGAGGTATTAAACCTAAAAGATTTGGGGAGGTAGTTAAAAATGTCAAGTAA